Part of the Paramisgurnus dabryanus chromosome 21, PD_genome_1.1, whole genome shotgun sequence genome, tgaagttaaaacaacaatattaatataataaacttATTGTATAATAACTTGACATAAGTTGatacttaaaattatttaacttattttgtaaacttaaaatgacataaaattGATTTGATgtcatattttttacatttttatcctttaaattaaatttttttattatttacattgtaaaaaaCTCTCAGCTGCTTTAACTTTAACTAATCAAACCAGctgtaaaattattatttttttgactACACTTATTAGATAAGGTAAagtttcaacttgtttttattagttacagcaactcataaaaacaagttgaaattgcttaaaggaaaacaccaccgtttttcaatgtgttagcatgtaccctagccccattcattccttatgatccaaacaggaatgaattaaacgtgccaatttttttaagctgataaaaatgagaactatattttatggcggaagaacacttagtttgcagcacttcgacctcagacgcagtaatattgacgaaATTTTGACCGAGAGGGGGAGtagagtagtcaggagtgataaTGTTAcccaaggtcgaagtgctgataaaaaaatgctcattgacaagaaaacatgtcagatgcacttaaagggttttgcatctgatctcttcaTATCTTCTTTTCTGTTCCACTAAAGAAAGAGTCACAGGTTTTAAATGacatgaaagtaaaaaaatgttGACAGGAAATATGTTAACCCAAGCTTACGAAACAAACACACAAGTCTTGCAAAATTCCCTTACGTCCACATTCCATCAGCTGATCGTAGCTGTCCTCAGGAAAGAGGGGTTTCTCTAGTCCTCGAAAATAAAGTTTCAGCACTCCCGCCACAGAGTCCATATCACACATCCCTTCAGCGAGAGGATCATCTCCTAtagatgattaaaaaaaattcacagacTATTACTAATACTGAAGTTAAGGAGGAGAATACAGTCACGCTCACCGAGCAAATGCAATACCTATTTCAAATGCATCCTTTAGCTGATTCACCACCATCTGAGAGCCTGGAACTCTAAATAACCCCTCATGATGTAAACCTTAACGTATGAGAAAGATCAGACGGGTTGGGAAATCAGTGATTAACACAGAAAGAATGGAAAAATGACTCAGTAAAATTTTTGTACTTACCGTTGATGTTAATGAACCTAACGCAATTCTCCACGATTGCAGGAATTGGCTGTCCTGACACCTGATATGAAGAAAGTATTCAGTCAAAATTAATCAGATGCCTTGACCCTAACTTGGTATTTAGTGAATCAGAACACTGCTTGAATCATAGAGTTTACTTGGATGTATGATAGCAGATTCCCATTAAAGAGCTTCTGGTCGATATGAGTACTGAGTTGACTCTTTCTTTGTCGCACCGATCTTTTGGATTGTATTctaataaatcacaaaaaaattaaattataatcAAAGCCACACTAAACAGGCTCTTTTTGCCCATGCGACCACACTACAGTGCGTTTATTATTACAAAACCTGTTGACTTGGCCAAATAAACTTTAGTCAGTATAAGAAAACCTTTTTGTATTTACCTGGACTGATTAACATCAAGATTTGCAGCTGAATAGAAaagcaaataataaaaaatattaatttgttcATATGCTCAGCCTAAGCATTATGTTATTTTTGGTATGATACTTATCTCACCTCGCTGAATAGCATCTTTAAGAAGATCATGTTTGGCCTCCAGCTTTGATATTAAAGAGCTATTACATAAATAGTCCTTTACTTTCTAcaatatatacaaaaaaaataatagaaaaattagaaaataacaaaaaaatattataaattaatgggcggtttcctggacacggattagcttaagccaggactaggccttagtttaattaggaaatataaccaTTTTTAACAagcatgccttactaaaaatattacttgtgtgcattttgggGCAAAACTACCGAGCAcataaggtgacattggagtaaaaaaaacgaaagtttagtttcatgtgctcacgtaaaacttcatgtgcagattttttttttaattttgtttccCGCGCTCACTTGAAACTTTCGtgcgcgcacgtgaaactattgcgtgcgcatgtgaaagcgaaagtttcacgtgtgcacttgatagtttcatgtgcgcacgcgaaagtttcacgtgagcacgcaaaactaaaagCGGTAGTTCCACGTGCGCACGCAAtactaaactttttttttgctccatgtccccttaggggctccgtactaatccctgtcctggaaaccgccccaataagtattattattattagtctAAGCAGTCATAGTCATCTTTTAAATCATTACCATAAAGTACACATTTTCAGTATCTGGCAGGCTGGCCCTTCGTTTTATCTGCTGAGATTTGCTGGCTAATATATCACCGCTCCCCTCATGTGACGGGCTGTCGGGTACGTCAAGGACAGATCCAAAGGTGTCCTCAAAAATACTACTGATCACTGAAGACTGAGATGACTGGAGTATCTTGTTGGACTGCAATGGATTTTGATTACATATTTAAATGAACAAGCTTTAAAAGAACCAACCAAATTATGATTGTAGCACCACAAatattgttttgtgtgtttaccTCCTCAACCTCAGTAGTGATAGAAGATAGCCTGGACTGTAGCTGCTGAAAGCGCGTCACTAAATCACTCATGGTGTCATGCGTGGCGGACACTTCACAGACCTGAATGATGAAAAGTTGTATAAAACTTGTAATGTGTGtgtatgaacaaacaatgaacgtATGGTATTTTCTAATATGAATAAAGAATAAAACCATTGCTTGTTTGGATGTTACCTCATTCATTAAGTAGTGATGAACCAGATTgaaccttactgtaaagtgttactgaaTCACTGTTTGTAATACCTGGTCACCCTCATAAGGTTGGTACAGAAAGCGAAGCGGCATGCAAAATGCTGAGATGTTGGTCTGCATAAGAGCGTCTCTGTCCTGGTTCTGGCTTAGTTCTGAGACAGCCGCATTCAACTGCTGCCACCCCGAGCACAAGTTCTGTTGGACCAGCTGGCGACGGGCCAAGTAAAACTGTAACACCTTTGATATGGACTGATGGTAACCCAGATCAGAGCACTGAGGACAAAAGGAGAGAGGTCtgcttaatataaaaaaaactacagtaCATTAGATACAGTCTCTTTGAGGGAATTTAAGGACTCACGTCAATGAGAGTGGAGAGATCTTTAAGGTAGTATTTGTTCAGGCACGCATTAGCtgcagacaggttgagaagataGTCGTTGCGTGCCTTTGTGCACTTTAGCTGAATTTCTTCAACTTTAAATTGCCTCTGCACACAAAAAATTGCTCAGATGTTACCTGAGAAGTTACTGGAACAACTGTATGCCCACACAAACATTCAGTCACCCTTGCAAACACAAGTGCTAACCACAAGAATCAAACAGTATCATCTAGGAAGTGGCAGTCATATGCCGAGCATGGAGGAAACGCTGcccatgtactgtatgtgagaAGAAAACACTGTCTGTCTTTTGTGGTactttaaatgctataattatAACCAAATATCGATTTTCCAACATAGGAAAGATATACTGTACTTTTTCTATAAGTCTTTCCATCTTTTTTGAAGCACTTTGCTTTTGTTTCTCTTCCAGTTTGGTTGCCTCCTTCAGTTTGCCTTCTGCTGACAGAAACTCTGTGTAATATTGGTAATACGTCTTCAAGGCCTGATTTtcaacaaacataaaaaaagaatggACAGGACGTTTTACAATTCATACAATGTATAAAAAGCAAACagtttaaataactgcctcataAAGAGAACGTACTGTCTGAAGTTCTGCGGTGACCTTCAAAAGTCCATCCTGCAGCTGAGTGCAAATGTCCCtgctctgaaaaaaaaatgaaaatagcgGTTAGTGGACAGATCTGGGGTTGATGCACAGTAAATTTTGGATTGTTGAGTTGGGTAGcaagtagggctgtcacgattatcagggttcccacacctttgttaacttcaaattcacggacctttcaaggactttccaggtccaattcCCTctaattcaaggactaaatgtggggacacatttcaagtcaGAACAAGGTTACactgtgttaccttttaagatacattgttacagttccctttcgagggaactcacgctgcaTCACTGCAGtaacactttggggacgcctccaggggaaAGTGCATCTAAATGTgtttatcaaattcaaccaatggtgaggcttaatgacaaagaccaggtgacgtgggagccaggaagtatatcgctatctgatatattgccaaagacggcgttatagggacgcaggaagtatggcaagggagacgcagcttCTCGTTCTTctccttctcagggaacaacagttacatatgtaacccgagacgttttcatgtgtcaaacactactttgcaaaaaagcattttggtatgaatcaacattcgcatacagaagataacAGTCttgaatttttatgatattatcctacactacacagggaataatatggatttttttccaaaaacacttcaatagattcaagcactttcaatgacctgtatctatgtaccATATgtagtatattttcaaaaacttcccagggccttgaattttttcccccagattcacaaactttcaaggatttcaagaacCAGTGGGAACCCTGGATTATGGAATTTGGCTGAtggttaattgtctaataaattgtgacgattataacgattaattgcctgtttttttcctttacatttaattctcatacatttatgtttgttcatgaaataattttcacacattgttgtgattacttaaattaaatattttgcaagtttacctggcagtaaatactATTACGCAAAAGTAataatttaatgaatatatccttaagaaagaagaaaattctttataagaaataaataaataataataaagtgtatgaaaaagaaatgaaaataaaaatgcattcaaaataaactgactataCCAGAACAAGTCATAAAAGTACTGGACCACAGATCCTTAGAAATAGCGTCCTTCACTTCCCTAAATTTGGAATTTCTGTTTTGGAAAGTATGTTTTAACTGGCAGTACTATACTATAACTACAATGTCGCAATGTATCGAGCCATCTGATACGgtctcgtttatacaggcgctgcagctccaccttgtgttttttaaagagatgtgcaatcattgcggtgatctgaaatcatcgattatttaatcattgtgacagccctagtagcAAGTGGCTATTTATCTCTGCAATACTGTCTGCAAACATATGCCGGTGTAGAGAAAGCCGCAGATGGGTGTATTTGGCTTGTGTGCTCCTTCAAGTATCGTGGTTATGTGTAGGTGTTATCTGTTGTCTGCATATCTGAAAATGTGGAAGGATGTGAAAATGAGTGTGTGTACCGGTTTGAACTTCACGGCTCCATGACTTGCAACATTCTAagtagatatatagatagatagtgagagagagagagagagagagagagagagagagagagagagagagagagagagagagagagagagagagagagagagagagagagagagagagagagagagagagagagagagagagagagagatgggtgTGACTGTGAGTACTCACTCGTTTGGCCAGGCGTTGGGCATTCTCAATGCAGTGTGAAAGCTGCTGAGGCAGTATGTAGCTGTAGCTGTCACTTAGCATGCTGTGATCTTTGCTTTCTTGTCGTGTTTGTGTTAATAACACCTGCCAGCAGTTAACTACTGACTGATGACTGGGCTCCTTCCTGAGAAGGAGATAAGAGAAGTTAGTTAAAGTTACCTTGAAAGCTTCCGGTAAGCAATAGATACCCCACTTAGATTATAATAAACATGGTGTGTAAATATTGCATGCCATTAAGTTCCCCAAAATCAAAATGGAAGCATTGTTTTGAAGTGAAGTGATGGTAACCCATACTCGAAACTGAACCTCTGCATTAAAGAGTAGTGATCACAGGCACTGCAAGTCGTGAGCAGTGGGCAGATATCACTGCAACTGGGCACAGGGCACCTCAGTCGCTACCCGTCGGCTTTGAGAATCGAACTTGACTCTTTAACCATCAGGCCAAGACTGtagtgctgcctcacgattattcgtgactaatcgtttgcagaataaaagtttttgtttacataatatatgtgggtgtattgtgtataataattatttataaatacaaacacacacacacatgcatgtatatatttaagaaatatttgcatgtgtatataaagtgaataaatagaaatatttattatataaaattttttttctttaaattatacatgcatgtgtatatatttatttatacataattattatacacagtacacccacatatatGTAAacattctgcaaacgattagtagCGACTAAGGAGGAAGCATTACAAGACTGCACCAGATTTTTTTgtatcagggtttcccgcagcacttttcagttcgggcggcccacctaaactgggataccctaccaccttaacaaggtcgtccaaaaaaaaaattcgctgcacaaaaggccgtcaagtgcatctcggagaatagcgtggaGGCGTTCACACTGCGAGCGGGCacgcgccacatggccgaaatgagagaaagacatggtccgtcaatgtctggaggataactagacTGTACTAGcctataaaacatttaattcattaataatctagtatttgttaattttctgtcatagtttcttcaaaattgagttttatttgagtgttttaaataaaaatattttcatcatgatgcgtacgccccgcccctttgattgccacgcccccggcccgcccacctgcaccaccttaactaactaattttctgcgggaaaccctgagtATGAACATGTTCACCTTAGTGATATCTATATATGaggagtttggttccaaaattaGATAAcctctgtttttaaaaattttcaaaaatcaagttttttttgattgtgcattcccattaatatcaatcaaactgcagttggtttgttttgatttaaatctTCATAACGAATAAAAGACATGCAAGTAGCGCAATAACAtgataataaatatgttttgacaaaaatgttatctcgttttgaaaccaaactcttcatatcttATTTTTCAAAGCGTACAGTCACTTACTTCAGCTAATACGGATCAATGATTTTTGtgacatcattctgcacttCATCCTTTTATCATATTCCAAGCTCTGAGGTAAACTTAACTACATTggctatttttttttacctcacttcctaataTAAGACTTACTTATCTTTATCTTTTCCTTATTTATCCTTGATCTCTATCTATGcattcttaaaaaaacaacaactaaccAACCCATGGCTATGTATAACGTGTTAGACTTGATGAGaatatttccagtgcacttatgtattgctgttcttgtgttgctataattgcttctattgtttaccacattagtaagtcactttggacaaaagcgaagcgtctgctaaatgactaaatgtaatataaatgggAGGAGCCACTCAATATGTCCCGCCCTTACTTCCTCTTTCAGTAGAAATTCCATCAAACAAGCTGTGCATTTTTTCTTACCTATTGAGATATATGGGAGGCCATTTGAGGTGAAATACATTGAAATACTCCCACATTACATTAGACTTGGGCTAGCTGAAGTGTGAAAAAGCTGTGCAGCGTATCAAGATACTTGTCACCAATGGTCCGAGGGgtgcgaattcaaaatatgCGTTCGGAGGGTCATGTGAAacgtgcatcacgtgtcttgtcaaataagtgcctgctgcacatgcgtcgaaaccgtttatgataaaagagacgcttatgttcacaaaatacacgcaagattaacagtaaactctgataacacatgagattatgcgagtatctggcaaacacgagcgtctcttttatcataaatcctttagatgcatctgcagcaggcacttcttttaacaagacatgtgatgcacataggttcacttggCGCatagaacacatattttgaaatgacgaacaaCACatatgatgggctacatacatgttgtgattagcttcgcatcgtgcacccttgaaaaataaattaatggcCGCGCTGCTTGTCACATATGTTACCGGTTGTGGCCTTTAGCCTTATGGTTAGTGTGCCCGTTCCAATCCCACTCGAAACAGCTTTGAGTAGCATCGGATGTGTTTACTAACATTGCATtgcttttatatttattaaacacTTGCGGTTACATATCTAAAGAGTTGCACCTGCACATAGGTAGTGTCAATGGAAAGGAAGCACATATTTCTATGTGCAGGTGTATTTTATCCAAAGAAAGCAAAGCAATGTTATTAAACACATCAGAGTCTACTCAAATCGGGATTCGAACTGGTGTTTGGGCGTGACATGAGAGTCGGTCGCATTAAAGGCCACGACTCGTAGTGTCTGTCACAAGTATCAGAATACACCACATAGCTTTCACACCCCAGCTAGCCTtaatacaccactgataatatagttgtcgtatattatattgcatttctgtcaagggaTCCCTCTAAAAGATGGAGACTCTAAAAGAGATCCTtctacacaatgcacctttaatattttgtaaatataagTGTAGCCAATATATTACAACAGGAAAACATAACAATCAAAAATAGCTCATTAGTATATACTCACTTCCTGGTTCTAGATGAGAATCTCTCCGTCAGTTTGTCGAGCGAGCGTGCATACTCCCCTTCGATCTCACCTCGCCTCCGCAAATAATCCGCCAGGTCCTGGAAAATCTGGCCCTTCTGCTCCACGTGACTGTCAAGTATCCTCAGCTGCTCTGCCAGCTGCAGTCGCACTTCTAATTTGAGCAAATTGTCATGAAACAACAAAAATTGACACAAATAATTTATCTTAATAGTCCACTGTGGGGTAAACAATGGTTATGTGGTAATGCTATCTCGGTGATACGGGAAGTCCTGATGTTTGCATGACAAACCAACTTGCATCAGAAAGCGACCAGAAGATTCATCTTGAAGTTAAATTTAGGTTTTACTTTCCATTCCTCAAAACGTTCATTGTTAAGAAGTGCTTACCTTTGATCTGGGTGTCATAGTCTGCGGTTCCCACTTTGTCTCTCCACAGCTTGACATGGGAAGACATTATAGCTCCAGCTAGATGAAATTCTGTTTGAAACAGGTCCAGTTTTGAATTAATGATAAAGATTTGCATTtgaaaaaactataataattacaggCCTTTATTGACACATTTTATGTTTAcagtcatttttatatattgtttgaaATAATGGGTAAAAACCAAACACAAAACTGGTCTGGGCCTGTTGGTAACATAGACAATGAATCAGTATCACAGGGTGAACAACAGCAATACCTCTAAACTTTTCATATTATTTCTTCAGCTTCATGACTTCTCTAACATCATCGTcaaaagagaaataaatgagCAAGTGATCCGTGGAATACTGataaacatggacaaatgaCGCCTAAATTTGGTGCTTTTCCAAAATTGACATATGTTGTCATAACAGGTGATGCTATCTCTTTATTTCCACTTCTAATGTAATAAAGATCAGATTttgaatttacattttatttcaactGAAAGGCGGGCATGTGAATATGTGTTTTAATCcatatatagacggtttcagcagtaataacataaaaaagCGTCTTTTGTGGTCAAggcgtaacttccggtaaactccgctaagaataaataacagcAAAGTACTTTtaacttagtttatttataaaacaagctaaataaacaacatgtgaattacctaggaaaccaaaacatttgttattttcgacgaggtatttgttcaagagttaagtatagcaactagtcagaccattaaacaacagatactggaagtaaagttcggaccagatgCGTATTGCGTCACCGCACATGCGtttgatgaaaccgtctataggctACATATAGGCTCTCCTGATCCTCCTCCTCCTcaaagtggttgatgtcctcatagcaacattatgttgactcTGGCACAACATTTCAATTAACCAAtgagatttttgttttttaaataagtttacagtttgtttcaaGTTTAAGCTAACCAGGATTAGTGgcttctagaccattgtttttcacttatcttTCTCTCTGATTTTATGGTTTGAttatggttagggttgggtGGGTAGctttaaaagggatagttcacccaaattcttacgccgattatgcttaataaactgataacacgtggggtcatgtaaacgcgtaaaactattttctttaatcggggaaagctcataaacggcgtaagcaaaaaccgatcggcacaggtagttttttgctcattatgccgatttcgcgtggcatgtaaacaccttaaccggctttctcacggttttgtccatgtgcgcatgtctccgcgtatgaaagataaacgttacacgcggaagtaagcgcaaagtaacgcataaaagtctccgcttgactaaagcagttggcagagaaactgtgaaaatagaaGCTTATGTTACATTTACTGGTTCTGAAGACCTGAGAAGAGATACAACTGTattagcttaagacagatatgctgttggctttttgatcgactaatatgtactataggtggtgacgtcactgcctgcgagaaaactgataattctccaagtcccatgtaaacgcaatTGTCTGCATaaccggtttattgatttgcatgtaaacgcatgaaaacagttttctataataagcagatttttgatagttatccgcttattctgtgcatgtaaacgcactcatttactcaccctcatgttgttacaaacctgcatatatttctttgttctgatgacaacacattttgagaaaatgtttgtaactaaaccgttcgtgagccccattcacttccatagtaggaaaaagaatactatggaagtaaatggggtcaaCAAAccgtttggttacaaacatttctcaaaatatcttcctttgtgttcatcagaacaaagatatttaaacatgtttgtaacaacatgagagtgagtaagtgatgacagaattttcatttttgggtgaactatccctttaagatgaaCAAAGTTTATCTACAATAAACTAGTTATCAATGTCTATTAATTTCTTTGGATTTTGGGAATCCCTTACCTAAGCTAATAGTGTGAGTAAGAATGAAAACCTTATATTGCCCAATCACTGTACATTAACTTTACAATCCCATACGGCCAAAAATATATTctcaaatataatttaaaatatatttcaaaatattccaaaaatatgtactgaaatatatatttaaatatgtttacaaatatgtatttttcaaacaggtttgaaaaggttaaaaaataaaatatattttcaactgcaaaatatacttttaatatatatatatatcattttaGACAACTTTTGGccaggaaaatatattttttaccgtatgcattgtaaaattagaaatgtatttgttgccccctgcaatacatttgaaaatatttgttaattctgtacatgaagattaaaactaaataaatttacAATCCAAAAATACACTTTATGAAGCTTACTTTCTATAAAATGTAGGTTATTTAgcacagtggttcccaaactttttcagcgtgtggccccccttttgtacggtgcattccttcgcggccccccaaagaaaatttgtgacaaaaactgttctaaaactcaacatttaaataaaaaaaaaaaaacattaaatgatacaaaaaagtagtgcttttggttagtagccttatttttttaggtttaattacacagaattcatgataaattaatgtatttaataaaatgtcataaaactggggcccccctggcaccatctcgcggcccccagtttgaaaaccactgatttagcatatatttaaaacacatagagagtattttattaaaataaagagtATTTTATTAATGCCATCATCTCCTGTTTGACTCAGTGGTACAGCATTGTGTATGCAATGGTAACACACGTGCTGATAACAATGTGCACCTTATAATGCACTGCAATTGCTTTGAattaaagcgtctgctaaaATGCACAAAATTAGTGAATAATTACATCTACAAGCATTAACTTCTGCAATGCATTTGTTTCTGGTATCTGATCTACTGCACAGTGTCAATTTACAAAACGTGTCATCAGCTGCTGCTTAAACTTACAGCACAGCTCTGGGATTTCAGAAAAAAGGAAGACAGCAAACTTCCTGTGTTAATGTTGAGAGAAAGAGCAAATCAGACACCAGCAAAACATTCTCACCACGGGTCTTTTTAACAGGCCACTCCCCCTTCAACTTTCTTTCTCCTTCTGTCACTCTTTACAGAAACAACTTCCCCATTTAGCACTAATGTAAGTACCAGTcaacaaaatatcttttttatatCTCCAAATGAATGTAAGTTTACTTTAGCTGTAATATCTTGACATCTGATCGTGTTGTAACTAAGAGCGGTAACATGCTGGTGGCTAAAGTTCCtaaaattcaaaatgtatcatTTACATATTAACTCTTTGtttaaagttactttaaaaatggATACCTCTGTAAAATGCATGGacaaatttgttttattttttatttgttaagtaCTTATAATAACCATACTTATAAATGTATGAAAAGTTAACAAcaaaaagacagaaaacaaGCATGTACAATTTTGTTTTCATAAGGACTTACCTCACAAATCCGTCTTGAATTTCACATTGACTTCCTTGATATATCCCCTTTAAAACTCGTATTATAACCGAAACACAGAGAAACGTGATATCCCCTGCACACACTTACACATAAAGTACACATACAGAGAAGATGTCTCTCTTTCTTCACTCAGCGAGTGAGTGTGCTGACAGTCAGTGTCCTCATTGCTGAGTAAAATTTCACCTTATTGGCCCCTCCTTCCCCACTTTGTTCTCACTAAATTGACACATACAGCACACTGTGACTGTTCATCACAGTAGATCACAAGTTAGCAATAACCCAACAGCTTTAATTTGAGGGTAGCACTACAACAAAGACGTGCTATATTCATCACTACCCGTTTATAGTAGATAGATATCTTGATTCATGCAATCAGTCAAACTTCAAGTGCGGCTTTCACAAAAGATCTGCATGCGCAGACCAACAAAGGCAAATGTGTGGTTGGTAAGACAAACAAAAGCAGTGGAAAAAGCTTTGATTCAGTTAGGTTGCCATCTTATGTGACCGGGTAGTAGTTCCTCCAAGAGAAGCAGCAGCTGCTTGCATAGATATGTGAACACACTCTACAAGCTCAAACGCTTGTGTGAAAACGATAGAGGAAATAAATCTATATAGACAAGGTGCTATAAACTATTTTCAAAATAGACCTTATCCATTGTAATAAGTCAAAGTTatatcaaatataatttttaaagtaaaaatagaTCATATGTTTAGTTTTGGCAAACTTTCTTAtgtatttttacagtttgtATTGATTTGACTAGAAAGGACAATAGTAATCCAAAGTATAGCACATACAGTAATGATCAATTATTAACCGTACCATATGTCAAATTTTTAACTCTATGCAATCTTGAATATATCTTGAGATGATAGTGTGACAGCTAACCACTGTTTCCAATAGCATAGGTGAACCA contains:
- the arhgap4a gene encoding rho GTPase-activating protein 4a, which encodes MSSHVKLWRDKVGTADYDTQIKEVRLQLAEQLRILDSHVEQKGQIFQDLADYLRRRGEIEGEYARSLDKLTERFSSRTRKKEPSHQSVVNCWQVLLTQTRQESKDHSMLSDSYSYILPQQLSHCIENAQRLAKRSRDICTQLQDGLLKVTAELQTALKTYYQYYTEFLSAEGKLKEATKLEEKQKQSASKKMERLIEKRQFKVEEIQLKCTKARNDYLLNLSAANACLNKYYLKDLSTLIDCSDLGYHQSISKVLQFYLARRQLVQQNLCSGWQQLNAAVSELSQNQDRDALMQTNISAFCMPLRFLYQPYEGDQVCEVSATHDTMSDLVTRFQQLQSRLSSITTEVEESNKILQSSQSSVISSIFEDTFGSVLDVPDSPSHEGSGDILASKSQQIKRRASLPDTENVYFMKVKDYLCNSSLISKLEAKHDLLKDAIQRAANLDVNQSRIQSKRSVRQRKSQLSTHIDQKLFNGNLLSYIQVSGQPIPAIVENCVRFININGLHHEGLFRVPGSQMVVNQLKDAFEIGDDPLAEGMCDMDSVAGVLKLYFRGLEKPLFPEDSYDQLMECGQIDDETKKALQLKSIISTYPAPLTIVMRYLFAFLHHVSQYSDENMMQPYNLAVCFGPSLVRGPDIGDAAELQRINFLVKSIIIQHESIFPSQTELPGPVYEKCMTLEEEDCEAVAEEGDGESDQSQIKEAKDEVLGVAMYDYTGRSQSELSFKQGDRLILHSQASSEWWRGEVNGTKGLIPNKYISVPSMDGVQDQKGKDAVKSSSGRDQSEEQPKTEQTIRPKVSNDKSGVGTSNVASGKISLQIPTGQYMRPGTSPGALRKTLDPQMRRTTAEGGTKVESTIEVDKGVCIMMNSVFQELISRQSS